AGTTGATCCATCACATCTTTTTGGATCTCCATATCACTTTTCATAAAATCAATTTTAAAGTTGTGAAATAAAAGGCCGTCATAGGGTATACCGGTCTATTGCAACCGCTGATACACATCTGTACGAAGCTGCGCCGGGTCTTTTACCGTGCCCGGGTCATCCAGGTAAACCTCAAATGGTTGCTGCAAGGCCTTTTTATTATTTTCCTGCAACCATTTGCTGATGGCTGCATACGCAACACCTACCTGGTTATAGGGTCCCTGGTAATGAACAACCAGGGCGTCACCACCACCGATCTTTTTACCTTTTATTTTACCGGTGAACCCGTTTGGCAATTTGTCAACTTCAACCGCTGCATCAAATATAAAAGGCTGGTGCGACGTATAATAAAACGCCATTATTCTCCCGGTCTTTAATGCATGCTGATTGGAGTATAGAAACAGTTCGCCATAATCTTTATTAAATAACCGCCCGAAATCTTCAGTTGTATTTGCGGTATCGGTAATAGCTATTATCAGAAAAGAAGCGAGACCGGTCTTTTCGGGAATAAAAACCTTTTTCTGAGTAGTATCCTGGTTAGTCTGCGCTGCTATATTTATTGTTGTTCCCAGCAATAAATACAATAAGCCTATGCATAGTTTCATTCTATTCATTTTCATTAAAGCTATTTATAATCTATAGCCTTAACCATGACGCCGGTTAAAATATGCCCTGATTAAGATCACTTTTCAGCAATTCTGTGGTCTATAACCAGTACTGCTGCCCCCTGGAATGCGCCGTTGCGAAGATCGTTCAATGCATTATTGGCTTCAGCCATTGGGTACAGCTTCGTTTGCGTATGAATAGTAGTTTTGGAGATTTCCGTAAAAAAGGCTTCGCCATCCTTACGGGTAAGATTGGCAACGGACTGCAGCTTTCTTTCGTTCCATAACCATTTAAATGGGAAGGAAGGGATATCGCTCATATGAATGCCGCCGCAAACGACCACCCCGCCTTTATCTGTATCCTGCAAGGCCTTAGGTACCAGCGACCCTACGGGTGCAAAAATAATAGCTGCATCGAGCGGTTCGGGCGATGGTTGTAATGAATCGCCTACCCAAATAGCACCTAATTGCAAAGCCAGCTGTTGCGCTTCTTTATCGCCCGGTCTGGTAAATGCATAGACCTTTGTTGCACTACTTAAATGTAACCATTATTTGCGTTTTACCTGGTGTACTGGAAAACAATGGAAGCTTTTTTGGCACTGAAATATATACAAAACGGGAAAACCTATCATTGCTGTTCAGATCAATGCCCGGAATTATTTATAAAAAAACCGGTGTAATGATACAGACAGCAATCATAAGACCAGTTGATTATTATCAGATTTAAACTGGAGAATGCCTTCTAACTTCAAATAGGTTTTTCACAGAATATTGGATTATTACGAAGCCGGATGTCTATCCGGCTTCTCTTATATACAGTCTCTTTGGACCTTATGCATACACCTAACTGCAATACAAATAAAAGACAATGGTATCGGGTTTGCCCCCAAATATGCAGAAGACATCTTCAATGTTTTTTACCGTTTGCACAGCCAGCAGGGCTCAACTTTTAAATTGTATTTACCGCGGTTTATGGATGTTTGAAAACATTAGAGACAATGTTTTAATAATTGCGCAAAATTGTCAAAATATTTCACGAATGATCAAAAATTTACGCCCGAAGTTGTCAATAAAGTAACATATTGCAAAATAGACAGGGATGAATTAAAGTTGAGTAAAAATATCGCGTATTTAGTCCGCTTTTAATCATAATTGTGTAACTATTGTAATGCCCTGGCGGGGTCCGGTTGCTTTCCGTAAGTAAATCTTCGCCATATTGCTTCCAGCGGCCCAATATTGTAATATTTGAGCCAGATATTGCTATAAATGACCTGGACAATAAAAATCAGTACAGCCAATAACAACGATTGTAACAAGGTAAGCTTCCCTGTGAGTTTTAACCCGAAAGGATAAAACAGCAGCATGCATATAATGGTCTGGGTAAGGTAGTTTGTTAACCCAAGCCGTCCGCAGTTACCCAGCCAGATCGCTACATGCGAGTTGCTTTTGTGCAGCAACAGGGTAATGATACCTATATAGGCGAATGCCATGAGCAGGATACCAGTAAAACGTATCATCTTTATAAATAGCTGCTCGTAAACTGCCTGTTGGGGTGAAAGGAAATGCACATTCAGGGTAGGCAAACAGGCAATTACCTTTAGAACGAGTGCAAAAGGAAGTATGATAAAAATGGCTCGTTTGATGGCTGGCTGCAATTCTGTTATACGGTAAAAAAAGCGTGTTTTGCCGGCTATCAACCCAAGCAGGAACAGGATTATTATATGCTCATATCCGGTCATTGTACTACGCGTTATTGCAATGAAGCTACT
The Niastella koreensis GR20-10 genome window above contains:
- a CDS encoding GyrI-like domain-containing protein, encoding MKLCIGLLYLLLGTTINIAAQTNQDTTQKKVFIPEKTGLASFLIIAITDTANTTEDFGRLFNKDYGELFLYSNQHALKTGRIMAFYYTSHQPFIFDAAVEVDKLPNGFTGKIKGKKIGGGDALVVHYQGPYNQVGVAYAAISKWLQENNKKALQQPFEVYLDDPGTVKDPAQLRTDVYQRLQ
- a CDS encoding DUF418 domain-containing protein, whose translation is MGYYAPSQRIVLLDRMRGICLLGILLANIQTYTPFEFLNTKEVAVLHWDNLSTFLPTKFLLDIFVRGQFYTIYSFLFGLGFYLMLEKNTRLELNGNKLYIRRLAVMFLFGVIHTAVWMGDVLHVYAIFGIPLIYFYKRKTAVIFRWAAGIFLFGILLDVLRTVFFSPAPPHSQELFSKDTVHLINAYQYGPFSEILKIQYDKTLSSFIAITRSTMTGYEHIIILFLLGLIAGKTRFFYRITELQPAIKRAIFIILPFALVLKVIACLPTLNVHFLSPQQAVYEQLFIKMIRFTGILLMAFAYIGIITLLLHKSNSHVAIWLGNCGRLGLTNYLTQTIICMLLFYPFGLKLTGKLTLLQSLLLAVLIFIVQVIYSNIWLKYYNIGPLEAIWRRFTYGKQPDPARALQ